The Haladaptatus cibarius D43 genome window below encodes:
- a CDS encoding GNAT family N-acetyltransferase, with the protein MPGASVQSSERITLRTVEKEDIRFIQRAMANPELRYPIGNRLMNQTQLEEHIENDDSDRFLVCLEEGEASSEQPDEADVTRIGEVAVMDADWKRPELGYWLVPEVHGQGYGTEAVSMVIDDTFRQYDTPAIGAEAYDFNDASRGLLESLGFSEEGRRRKFMFINGAHRDMVQYGLLRDDWREER; encoded by the coding sequence ATGCCCGGAGCATCCGTCCAAAGCAGTGAGCGAATCACGCTCAGAACGGTCGAGAAAGAGGATATTCGGTTCATTCAACGTGCAATGGCGAACCCCGAACTCCGGTATCCGATTGGCAATCGTTTGATGAACCAAACGCAACTAGAAGAGCACATTGAAAACGACGATTCCGACCGATTTCTGGTTTGTCTGGAGGAAGGGGAGGCAAGTTCGGAGCAACCCGACGAGGCGGATGTGACGCGGATTGGCGAAGTGGCTGTAATGGACGCCGACTGGAAACGTCCTGAACTCGGCTATTGGCTCGTCCCTGAAGTGCACGGACAGGGGTACGGCACGGAGGCCGTCTCCATGGTCATCGACGACACTTTCCGGCAGTACGATACGCCTGCCATCGGCGCGGAGGCCTACGATTTCAACGACGCATCTCGCGGCCTGCTGGAATCGCTCGGATTCTCCGAGGAAGGCCGTCGTAGAAAATTCATGTTCATCAACGGCGCACATCGCGATATGGTACAGTACGGACTTCTCCGGGATGATTGGCGCGAAGAAAGATAA
- a CDS encoding NAD-dependent succinate-semialdehyde dehydrogenase has product MESLNPATEEVIETFDADDEQSVDEKLKQAHETYEEWRERPIEERQRLISKAGDVLRENKQEYAEMMTKEMGKPVSSAVSEVEKCAWVCDYYAEHAGEFLQDERIGTEPGVESYISYEPLGPVLAVMPWNFPFWQVFRFAAPNLTAGNVGLLKHASNVPQCALAIQDVFEKAGYPDGAFTTLLVGSDTVEDVISDDRIAATTLTGSTGAGRSIGENAGKNLKNSVLELGGSDPFVVLPDADIEDAAQTGAQARCINNGQSCIAAKRFVVHEDVYDEFMEKFTEAMESMTIGDPMDEDTDIGPQAREDLMKGLHEQVEDSIEAGATLELGGKPLDREGAYYPPTILTGVPDESPAGEDEMFGPVASVFEVSDTEEAIDRANKTRFGLGASIWTQDKTQAKEVAREIESGMVFVNELVKSDPRLPFGGVKDSGYGRELAHHGIHEFVNEKTMWVTDVSDTDEMVE; this is encoded by the coding sequence ATGGAAAGTCTCAATCCGGCAACTGAAGAGGTAATCGAGACGTTCGATGCGGACGACGAGCAGTCGGTTGACGAAAAACTCAAACAGGCACACGAAACCTACGAAGAGTGGAGAGAACGACCTATCGAGGAACGCCAGCGACTCATCTCGAAAGCCGGTGATGTTCTCCGCGAAAACAAGCAGGAATACGCCGAGATGATGACGAAGGAGATGGGCAAACCCGTCAGCAGTGCGGTTTCCGAGGTGGAAAAATGTGCGTGGGTCTGTGACTACTACGCCGAACACGCGGGCGAATTTCTCCAAGACGAACGTATCGGCACTGAACCGGGCGTGGAAAGCTACATTTCTTACGAACCGCTCGGCCCGGTGCTCGCGGTGATGCCGTGGAACTTCCCGTTCTGGCAAGTGTTCCGGTTCGCCGCGCCAAACCTCACCGCGGGCAACGTCGGCCTGTTGAAACACGCCTCGAACGTTCCCCAGTGCGCCCTCGCAATCCAAGACGTGTTCGAGAAGGCGGGCTACCCGGACGGTGCGTTCACCACGCTCCTCGTCGGTTCCGACACCGTAGAGGACGTTATTTCGGACGATCGAATCGCGGCGACGACGCTCACGGGAAGCACGGGAGCAGGGCGGTCTATCGGCGAAAATGCGGGCAAGAACCTGAAAAATTCCGTCCTCGAACTGGGCGGAAGCGACCCGTTCGTCGTGCTCCCCGATGCGGACATCGAGGACGCCGCACAGACCGGCGCGCAGGCCCGGTGTATCAACAATGGGCAGTCCTGTATCGCAGCGAAGCGGTTCGTCGTCCACGAGGACGTGTACGACGAGTTCATGGAGAAATTCACCGAAGCGATGGAGTCGATGACTATCGGCGACCCGATGGACGAGGACACCGACATCGGCCCGCAGGCCCGCGAGGATTTGATGAAAGGACTTCACGAGCAGGTCGAAGACAGCATCGAGGCGGGCGCGACCCTCGAACTCGGTGGGAAACCCCTCGACAGGGAGGGGGCGTACTACCCGCCGACGATTCTGACTGGCGTGCCGGACGAAAGCCCTGCGGGCGAAGACGAGATGTTCGGCCCGGTTGCGTCCGTATTCGAAGTCTCGGACACAGAGGAGGCAATCGACCGCGCCAACAAAACCCGATTCGGACTCGGTGCGAGCATCTGGACGCAGGACAAAACGCAGGCGAAGGAGGTCGCCCGCGAAATCGAGTCCGGAATGGTGTTCGTCAACGAACTGGTCAAATCCGACCCGCGACTGCCCTTCGGCGGCGTCAAGGACTCGGGCTACGGGCGCGAACTGGCCCATCACGGGATTCACGAGTTCGTCAACGAGAAAACGATGTGGGTGACGGACGTTTCGGACACCGACGAGATGGTGGAGTAA
- a CDS encoding DUF192 domain-containing protein codes for MRVVHESDGQSQPLAENVETADSFLTQARGLMFRRSIPDDYALAFRFDDVASRDVHMVFVPFSLDVIWTQGGEVQQVERLSAWTGLAKARADTLFELPAGSASDVKIGDSVRLAE; via the coding sequence GTGCGCGTCGTACACGAATCCGATGGTCAGTCGCAACCGCTCGCAGAAAACGTTGAGACGGCGGACTCGTTTCTCACCCAAGCCCGCGGGCTGATGTTCCGCCGGTCGATTCCAGACGATTACGCTCTTGCCTTTCGGTTCGACGATGTCGCCTCGCGGGACGTCCACATGGTGTTTGTCCCGTTTTCACTTGACGTAATTTGGACGCAAGGCGGAGAAGTTCAGCAGGTCGAACGGCTTTCAGCGTGGACTGGATTGGCGAAAGCACGGGCGGACACTCTGTTCGAACTTCCGGCAGGAAGCGCGTCGGACGTGAAAATCGGCGATTCGGTTCGGTTGGCCGAATAG
- a CDS encoding alpha/beta fold hydrolase, giving the protein MQTVTSADGTSIAYEQYGDGSPLILLHGGGTRRYWKPIVPQFAHDYTVVVPDRRGRGDSDDATQRDSACLGSKPQQSTGYCLEREIEDVHAIIDAVDGDPILFGHSFGGLQAIETARTAPIEKLVAYEPSVLTGEYRDQANLVARMQSQLNDGRRRDAMKIHLREVIHGGKCENIDQWLQEWPAWPACVEHVENTVRMDRAVERYSLPATPDVDSPALMLTGTDGPAHLRDSVRVVNEALPNSRLVEFEGVSHFGPTEAPDRVTAAVRDFIDTEETRNRMA; this is encoded by the coding sequence ATGCAAACGGTTACTTCTGCCGACGGAACAAGCATCGCATACGAACAATACGGAGACGGGTCGCCACTGATTCTCCTTCATGGCGGCGGCACGCGACGCTACTGGAAGCCAATCGTTCCCCAGTTCGCGCACGACTACACCGTCGTCGTTCCCGACCGGCGAGGGCGCGGGGACAGCGATGACGCCACGCAACGGGACTCTGCGTGTCTTGGTTCGAAACCGCAGCAAAGCACGGGGTACTGCCTCGAACGCGAAATCGAAGACGTGCATGCAATCATCGACGCCGTCGATGGCGATCCGATCCTGTTCGGACACTCGTTCGGCGGTCTCCAAGCGATAGAAACCGCCCGAACTGCACCGATCGAGAAACTCGTCGCCTACGAACCGTCAGTGCTCACCGGTGAATACAGAGATCAGGCTAATCTCGTCGCCCGGATGCAATCCCAACTCAATGATGGAAGACGTCGTGACGCAATGAAGATCCACCTTCGGGAGGTCATTCACGGTGGTAAGTGTGAAAATATTGACCAATGGCTCCAAGAATGGCCAGCGTGGCCTGCCTGTGTTGAACACGTGGAGAATACGGTTCGGATGGATCGTGCCGTCGAGCGGTACAGTCTTCCCGCTACCCCGGATGTCGATTCACCGGCGCTCATGCTGACCGGAACCGATGGCCCTGCTCATCTTCGAGATAGCGTCCGCGTAGTCAACGAGGCCCTCCCGAACAGTCGACTCGTCGAATTCGAGGGTGTCAGTCATTTCGGCCCGACGGAAGCACCCGACCGCGTTACGGCAGCAGTTCGTGATTTCATCGACACGGAGGAGACACGGAATCGGATGGCGTAA
- a CDS encoding DUF7097 family protein — MEKTPSGTAVGVDDPYDHAGLCDHLTDEGRCRYAFEYPQHDPEFAEERREEEFACPVANPDGDWNWGDCPHFRCRNRERQCIRCGLKERRMAHSDERPLLEEHHLSYASDGETLSHEITVYLCRWCHAKVHKSWARIDDDVNPDPEAMAEAEGRRSKEQMETGFESAANRYDVSDSDGGSSSE; from the coding sequence ATGGAGAAAACCCCGTCGGGAACCGCCGTGGGCGTGGACGACCCCTACGACCACGCCGGACTCTGTGACCATCTGACCGACGAGGGGCGGTGTCGATACGCCTTCGAATACCCACAGCACGACCCCGAATTTGCGGAAGAGCGCCGGGAAGAGGAGTTTGCGTGTCCGGTCGCAAACCCTGACGGGGATTGGAACTGGGGTGACTGCCCGCATTTTCGCTGTCGAAATCGGGAGCGCCAATGCATTCGCTGCGGACTCAAAGAGCGCCGGATGGCCCACTCCGACGAGCGACCGCTGTTGGAAGAACACCACCTTTCCTACGCGAGCGACGGCGAAACCCTGAGCCACGAGATTACGGTCTACCTCTGTCGCTGGTGCCACGCGAAAGTCCACAAATCGTGGGCGCGAATCGACGACGACGTGAACCCCGATCCGGAAGCCATGGCGGAAGCGGAAGGCCGCCGAAGCAAAGAGCAGATGGAAACGGGATTCGAGTCCGCCGCGAATCGCTACGACGTATCGGACTCGGACGGCGGGAGTTCGTCGGAGTGA
- a CDS encoding DUF371 domain-containing protein, with amino-acid sequence MEEVIHARGHENVSAEHASTFEITTDDFLTPAGDCILAIEADRTPADFDPEFVEACGSADAAITMTIEADGYEQTVSGRGHPDFELDSDRSMVGRTSDYIDERTFVVGCEFAAEGFDRELVSVLAEGADVTVTVTVDS; translated from the coding sequence ATGGAAGAAGTTATTCACGCACGCGGGCACGAGAACGTGAGCGCCGAACACGCGAGTACCTTCGAAATCACGACGGACGATTTTCTCACGCCCGCCGGGGACTGCATCCTCGCCATCGAGGCCGACCGCACCCCCGCCGATTTCGACCCCGAATTTGTCGAGGCCTGCGGAAGCGCGGACGCCGCGATTACCATGACCATCGAAGCGGACGGCTACGAACAAACGGTTTCCGGACGAGGCCATCCAGATTTCGAACTCGACAGCGACCGAAGCATGGTCGGTCGAACCAGCGACTACATCGACGAGCGAACGTTCGTCGTCGGCTGCGAGTTTGCCGCCGAGGGCTTCGACAGAGAACTGGTGTCGGTCTTGGCGGAGGGTGCGGACGTTACGGTGACGGTGACCGTCGATTCGTAA
- a CDS encoding cation:proton antiporter — MSSLELFLVIGASLLFSLVLSEAFERLGEPGFLGEIVAGILLGPSVLMLISNTNQNNPFILIATIGGLLLFFDAGYQQISLDQLLAAFRPVLIIGLSGVIIPFVVGFAIGTGYGFGLESSLYLGLILSVTSVSIVVRTLLSLDKLDTQYGRWILGASAVDDVIGLLGISILPLFFVGGGASATVSALGLAALFFVALGVFYKFLLDPIANLLAKSKVDQADFIGILGLLFVFGYASDAVNLSYFIGALSVGLIVSTNKRLEGKSLQSNIYGIAYGVFIPLYFVAIGARMNLADLTLNSFIIVFAVLGLLSNFIAGYVGNLLAGGPREHSLIFGFALLPRSESGIAIVALGVSQEIVGNRIFVAYLVVFVISVLLTPSLLKRAVNRAEAKNGTQSGQSGQSS, encoded by the coding sequence ATGTCCTCGCTCGAACTGTTCCTCGTCATCGGGGCGAGTCTCCTGTTCTCGCTAGTTCTGAGCGAGGCGTTCGAACGACTCGGCGAACCCGGATTCCTCGGCGAAATCGTCGCGGGAATCCTGCTCGGCCCATCCGTACTGATGCTCATCAGCAACACCAATCAGAACAACCCGTTTATCCTCATCGCAACCATTGGTGGCCTCCTGCTGTTTTTCGACGCAGGTTATCAGCAAATCAGTTTAGACCAACTGCTCGCTGCGTTTCGACCAGTGCTGATAATCGGTCTATCGGGTGTCATCATTCCCTTCGTCGTCGGGTTCGCTATCGGAACCGGATACGGCTTCGGACTCGAATCGAGTCTCTACCTTGGCCTCATTCTCTCCGTAACTTCCGTCTCTATCGTCGTCAGAACCCTCCTCTCGCTCGATAAACTCGACACCCAGTACGGCAGATGGATTCTCGGCGCGTCCGCCGTGGACGACGTTATCGGTCTTCTCGGTATCTCGATTCTCCCGCTGTTTTTCGTCGGCGGGGGAGCGAGCGCGACCGTTTCGGCGCTCGGCCTCGCTGCCCTCTTTTTCGTCGCCCTCGGCGTGTTCTACAAGTTCCTCCTTGACCCGATTGCGAACCTGCTCGCAAAATCCAAGGTAGATCAGGCAGATTTCATCGGCATTTTAGGCCTTCTCTTCGTGTTCGGCTACGCTTCCGACGCGGTGAACCTCTCCTACTTTATCGGTGCTCTCTCGGTCGGCCTCATCGTCTCCACGAACAAGCGACTCGAAGGCAAAAGCCTCCAGTCGAACATCTACGGCATCGCCTACGGCGTGTTCATCCCGCTCTATTTCGTCGCCATCGGCGCGCGAATGAATCTCGCCGATTTGACGCTCAACTCGTTCATCATCGTCTTCGCCGTTCTCGGCCTCCTTTCGAACTTCATCGCAGGCTATGTCGGCAATCTCCTCGCTGGCGGCCCCCGCGAGCATTCGCTGATTTTCGGCTTCGCACTGCTTCCGCGCTCCGAATCCGGAATCGCAATCGTCGCACTCGGCGTTTCGCAGGAAATCGTCGGCAACCGGATTTTCGTCGCCTATCTGGTCGTCTTCGTGATTTCCGTGCTTCTGACGCCCTCGCTGTTGAAACGGGCGGTCAACCGCGCGGAGGCGAAAAACGGGACGCAATCGGGGCAGTCGGGGCAATCGAGTTAG
- a CDS encoding AAA family ATPase — protein sequence MDVTDANAQSDSVLDAIGTAVIADREFLETVLLGVMAQGHVLLEDVPGTGKTLTARSFASALGLSFSRVQFTPDLLPADVTGTHVFNEQNREFEFNEGPIFANVVLADEINRAPPKTQAALLEAMEERQVTVDGDTRELPKPFFVIATQNPVEQEGTFPLPEAQVDRFAVKTSLGYPDKDGEIELLRRRASRHSQSPSVETVLNNQLVSDLQSVPETVRVEEDLIEYMASIARETRDDRRVEVGVSPRGTQRLFEATRARAAMQGREFVTPDDVKRVAYPVLAHRVVLTPDAKVNNVRKDEIVESVLDSVPVPTVE from the coding sequence ATGGACGTTACAGACGCGAACGCGCAGAGCGATTCCGTCCTCGACGCGATTGGAACCGCCGTCATCGCCGACCGTGAGTTCCTCGAAACGGTTCTCCTCGGCGTGATGGCACAGGGTCACGTTCTCCTCGAAGACGTGCCCGGAACCGGAAAGACCCTCACCGCCCGGAGTTTCGCTTCCGCCCTCGGCCTCTCCTTTAGCCGCGTGCAGTTCACTCCCGACCTTCTCCCGGCGGACGTCACCGGCACCCACGTCTTCAACGAGCAAAACCGCGAGTTCGAGTTCAACGAAGGCCCCATCTTCGCCAACGTCGTTCTCGCGGACGAAATCAACCGCGCGCCGCCGAAGACGCAGGCCGCCCTCCTCGAAGCGATGGAGGAACGACAGGTGACCGTGGATGGCGACACCCGCGAACTCCCGAAACCGTTCTTCGTCATCGCCACGCAGAACCCCGTCGAACAGGAAGGAACCTTCCCGCTCCCCGAGGCGCAGGTTGACCGATTCGCGGTCAAAACCAGCCTCGGCTACCCAGACAAGGACGGCGAAATCGAACTGCTCCGCAGGCGTGCAAGCAGACATAGCCAGAGTCCGAGCGTCGAAACCGTGCTTAACAACCAACTCGTCAGCGACCTCCAGTCAGTGCCTGAAACGGTTCGCGTGGAAGAAGACCTCATCGAATACATGGCCAGCATCGCCCGCGAAACCCGTGACGACCGCCGAGTCGAAGTCGGCGTTTCGCCCCGTGGTACCCAGCGATTGTTCGAAGCGACCCGCGCCCGCGCCGCCATGCAGGGTCGGGAGTTCGTCACCCCCGACGACGTGAAGCGAGTCGCGTACCCCGTCCTCGCCCATCGTGTCGTCCTCACGCCGGACGCGAAGGTGAACAACGTGCGAAAGGACGAAATCGTTGAGTCGGTGCTGGACAGCGTTCCGGTGCCGACGGTGGAGTGA
- a CDS encoding helix-turn-helix domain-containing protein, which produces MGLVAEYEIICEQLPFVGVAAAVPEATLEIDIQPTQDGGYPPFIVHVVHETVASVERAFESSAFVAEYTLVGRTNETYRYQILPAVGMEAQLGERIENLSELHALATTDSIIDRIRVTPTGWIQTGWFADRATLDEFRAFWRRNGRFRLRRLTRDDNGGEMGDELTDRQREAFLAAYEMGYFEIPRTTSLDDVAGDLGITASSLSERLRRAQTHLAEAMVSAADDI; this is translated from the coding sequence ATGGGACTCGTCGCCGAATACGAAATTATCTGTGAGCAGTTGCCGTTCGTCGGCGTAGCAGCGGCCGTCCCCGAAGCGACGCTAGAAATCGATATTCAGCCGACACAAGACGGCGGTTATCCACCGTTCATCGTCCACGTCGTCCACGAAACGGTCGCATCGGTCGAGCGTGCCTTCGAATCGTCAGCGTTCGTCGCGGAGTATACGTTAGTCGGGAGAACGAATGAAACCTACCGATATCAAATCTTACCGGCTGTCGGTATGGAAGCGCAACTTGGTGAACGGATCGAGAATCTTTCGGAGCTTCACGCGCTCGCAACGACTGATTCCATCATAGACCGGATTCGAGTCACGCCAACCGGTTGGATTCAAACCGGATGGTTCGCAGACAGGGCGACGTTGGACGAATTTCGTGCGTTCTGGCGACGCAACGGTAGATTCAGACTCCGACGACTCACCCGTGACGACAATGGTGGCGAGATGGGAGACGAACTGACCGACCGCCAGCGAGAGGCGTTCTTGGCTGCCTACGAGATGGGATACTTTGAAATTCCGCGGACGACCTCGCTCGACGACGTCGCAGGCGACCTCGGGATTACTGCGTCGTCACTTTCCGAGCGCCTTCGACGCGCGCAAACGCATCTCGCCGAAGCCATGGTCAGCGCTGCGGATGATATTTAA
- a CDS encoding endonuclease III domain-containing protein, producing the protein MSDGPEPTENISGGSEGGGIADVFDPGEADNRVEEVVDRLGELYWQKTYGGQDAFICLVRTVLSQNTSDVASQPAHDDLLGKYDEDDADLAESLAHAEHAELADTIRSAGLYNQKADVLIEAGEEVLANYGSATDFDRFVTEEESSEVRQALLDMNGVGPKTADCVLLFSGGQAGVFPVDTHVHRIYRRLGIAPADADHEEVREVLEREVPAEKCGFGHTASIQFGREYCSARKPACLDGPEACPMSDLCEQVGVDSESKDVVDPAEAD; encoded by the coding sequence ATGAGCGACGGTCCGGAGCCGACAGAAAACATCAGCGGGGGTTCCGAGGGCGGCGGCATCGCCGATGTCTTCGACCCCGGCGAGGCAGACAACCGCGTCGAGGAGGTCGTAGACCGACTCGGCGAACTGTACTGGCAGAAAACCTACGGCGGACAGGACGCCTTCATCTGTCTCGTTAGAACCGTTCTCAGCCAGAACACGAGCGACGTGGCCAGTCAACCGGCCCACGACGACCTGCTTGGAAAATACGACGAGGACGACGCCGACCTCGCCGAATCGCTCGCGCACGCTGAACACGCCGAACTCGCGGACACGATTCGCTCGGCGGGCCTCTACAATCAGAAAGCCGACGTACTTATCGAAGCGGGCGAGGAGGTTCTGGCGAACTACGGTAGTGCGACTGACTTCGACCGATTCGTGACGGAAGAAGAATCGAGCGAAGTGCGGCAGGCGCTCCTCGACATGAACGGCGTCGGGCCGAAAACGGCGGACTGCGTCCTGCTGTTTTCGGGCGGTCAAGCGGGCGTCTTCCCGGTCGATACGCACGTCCATCGAATCTATCGCCGACTCGGCATCGCGCCCGCGGACGCAGACCACGAGGAAGTGCGAGAAGTGTTGGAGCGCGAGGTTCCCGCTGAAAAATGCGGCTTCGGGCACACCGCCAGTATTCAGTTCGGGCGTGAGTATTGCTCCGCCCGCAAGCCTGCGTGTTTGGATGGCCCTGAAGCCTGTCCGATGTCGGATTTGTGCGAGCAAGTCGGTGTGGATTCCGAGAGCAAAGACGTGGTTGACCCGGCGGAGGCCGACTGA
- a CDS encoding DUF7519 family protein — MSEMDSKMVKKKNAETDSAAERETEASKIETESKPQTAEIDRSPARVSQLLAIIAASVALGASAFFGNVGLVGGSLGLVLVALGVVRGSRRLVTTGSFALLAGVLSGGLAAAPPELMIPGTMATVLAWDSGEQAINVGEQLGREADTRTLEIMHAAASTVVAISAGGVGYGMYLLGSGGQPMTALVFLLIAALALTSALRA; from the coding sequence ATGAGCGAGATGGATTCGAAGATGGTCAAAAAGAAGAACGCAGAAACTGACTCGGCGGCGGAGCGTGAGACGGAGGCATCCAAGATTGAAACCGAATCGAAGCCCCAAACTGCGGAAATCGACCGTTCGCCCGCCCGCGTCAGCCAACTGCTCGCCATCATCGCGGCGTCGGTCGCCCTCGGAGCGAGCGCGTTCTTCGGCAACGTCGGTTTGGTCGGCGGCTCGCTCGGCCTCGTGTTGGTCGCACTCGGCGTCGTTCGCGGGTCGCGCAGGCTCGTTACGACCGGGAGTTTCGCCCTTCTCGCCGGGGTGCTTTCGGGGGGATTGGCTGCGGCACCGCCCGAACTCATGATTCCCGGCACGATGGCCACCGTGTTGGCGTGGGATTCCGGTGAACAGGCAATCAACGTCGGCGAGCAGTTAGGTCGAGAGGCGGACACCCGAACCCTCGAAATCATGCACGCCGCCGCGAGCACCGTGGTTGCGATTTCGGCGGGCGGCGTCGGCTACGGAATGTACCTGCTCGGAAGTGGCGGACAACCGATGACGGCGCTAGTGTTCCTGCTGATTGCGGCGCTGGCGCTTACGTCTGCACTGCGGGCGTAA
- a CDS encoding CopG family ribbon-helix-helix protein — MTVVSVSMPDELLKRIDQFADEHGYTGRSEVVREASRNLLGEFEDRRLEDRKLMGVVTVMFDYETTNVEERMMHLRHEHEGLVASNFHNHVGDHYCMELFVLEGMLEEISAFVGKIRATQDTLTVDYSVTPVDGFTPFPDAD, encoded by the coding sequence ATGACCGTCGTCAGCGTCTCCATGCCGGACGAACTGCTCAAACGAATCGACCAGTTCGCGGACGAACACGGCTACACCGGGCGAAGTGAAGTCGTCCGTGAGGCCAGTCGAAACCTCCTCGGCGAGTTCGAAGACCGCAGACTCGAAGACCGCAAACTGATGGGTGTCGTCACGGTGATGTTCGACTACGAGACGACGAACGTGGAGGAACGAATGATGCACCTCCGGCACGAACACGAAGGCCTCGTGGCGTCGAACTTCCACAATCACGTCGGCGACCACTACTGCATGGAACTGTTCGTCCTCGAAGGAATGCTCGAAGAGATTTCGGCCTTCGTCGGAAAGATTCGCGCGACACAGGACACCCTCACCGTCGATTACTCCGTTACGCCAGTAGATGGATTCACGCCGTTCCCCGATGCGGACTGA
- a CDS encoding S66 family peptidase: MNGFTVPPALEPGDDIAIVAPGTSLAEPFPHVYELGLERLKSEFGLNPVEFPTATKSPEWLYDHPEARAEDVMDAFSDSNIKGVVTVIGGADQVRILPHLDTDVLRENPTRFYGISDNTNLQTVLWNEGIVSFYGGTLFTDFAMQGSMHDYTVEHLKRAMFEDSFGELRPAEEFTDEDLDWADPKNLDKRREMEPNPGWQWRGGEESVTGRTWGGSLEIVDMQLSVSRYLPDPEELDGTVLLLETSEELPSEFDVRWVLMGMGERGLLSRFSAVLVGRAKARSHEVPRPPEEREAYRERQRDAIADLVAEYNPDAPVVFDLDFGHTAPVAPIPVGGEVTIDPGRERIQFEY; this comes from the coding sequence ATGAACGGTTTCACCGTCCCACCGGCGCTCGAACCGGGTGACGATATCGCCATCGTCGCGCCCGGAACCAGCCTTGCAGAGCCGTTTCCGCACGTGTACGAACTCGGTTTGGAACGTCTGAAATCGGAGTTCGGGCTGAATCCGGTCGAATTTCCGACCGCGACGAAGTCGCCAGAGTGGCTGTACGACCACCCTGAAGCGCGGGCGGAAGACGTGATGGATGCGTTTTCTGACTCGAACATCAAAGGTGTGGTTACGGTCATCGGCGGGGCCGACCAAGTGCGAATCCTGCCGCATCTCGACACCGATGTCCTCCGCGAGAATCCGACACGATTCTACGGAATCAGTGACAATACCAACCTCCAGACCGTCCTCTGGAACGAGGGCATCGTTTCCTTCTACGGCGGCACCCTGTTCACGGACTTCGCCATGCAGGGGTCGATGCACGACTACACCGTCGAACATTTAAAACGGGCGATGTTCGAAGATTCGTTCGGGGAACTTCGCCCCGCCGAGGAGTTTACCGACGAGGATTTGGACTGGGCCGACCCGAAGAATCTCGACAAGCGACGCGAGATGGAACCCAACCCGGGTTGGCAATGGCGCGGGGGTGAGGAGTCAGTGACGGGGCGAACGTGGGGCGGCAGTCTGGAAATCGTGGACATGCAGTTGTCGGTGAGTCGCTATCTGCCCGACCCCGAGGAACTGGATGGAACCGTGCTCCTGCTCGAAACGTCCGAGGAACTGCCGAGCGAGTTTGACGTGCGCTGGGTGCTGATGGGAATGGGTGAACGCGGCCTCCTGTCCCGTTTTTCGGCGGTACTCGTCGGGCGGGCGAAAGCGCGGTCACACGAGGTTCCCAGGCCACCCGAGGAACGCGAAGCGTACCGCGAACGCCAGCGCGATGCAATCGCCGACCTCGTCGCGGAGTACAATCCGGATGCGCCGGTCGTCTTCGACCTCGATTTCGGCCACACCGCCCCTGTCGCGCCGATTCCCGTCGGCGGAGAAGTTACGATTGACCCCGGTCGCGAGCGAATCCAGTTCGAATACTGA